From Sulfurovum xiamenensis, a single genomic window includes:
- a CDS encoding redoxin domain-containing protein, translated as MKTIYDFKVKTIEGKETTLEPYKGKVLLIVNVASKCGYTPQYDGLETLYKKYKDQGLVVLGFFS; from the coding sequence ATGAAAACAATTTATGATTTTAAAGTTAAAACTATTGAAGGGAAAGAGACAACACTGGAACCATACAAAGGAAAGGTGTTGCTTATCGTAAATGTTGCGAGTAAATGTGGCTATACACCTCAATATGATGGACTTGAAACACTCTACAAAAAATATAAGGATCAAGGATTGGTGGTACTTGGATTTTTTTCTTAA
- a CDS encoding DUF3833 domain-containing protein — translation MKLKSILTLGICGLLTGCGSSMKIDDFSNTTPEFIPQKYFNGPMTAYGIVKDRDGKIIRRFKGKLVGSWDKNGVGTLDEKFVYDDGETQTRVWTLTPTGEKTFTGTAGDIVGEAQMIAKGNTVMIDYTMRVPYNKSTIDINVRDWLHLQEDGVILNHSKMKKFGFEVGELVITIIKDFPADAMD, via the coding sequence ATGAAACTCAAATCTATTTTAACACTTGGAATATGCGGACTCTTAACAGGGTGTGGCAGCAGTATGAAGATTGATGATTTCTCCAACACTACACCTGAGTTCATCCCTCAAAAGTATTTTAACGGACCAATGACCGCATACGGTATAGTGAAAGACAGAGATGGAAAGATCATTAGGCGTTTCAAAGGAAAACTAGTAGGAAGCTGGGACAAGAATGGTGTAGGTACCCTGGATGAGAAATTTGTCTATGATGATGGAGAAACACAGACACGTGTCTGGACCCTGACACCTACTGGAGAGAAAACCTTTACAGGCACTGCCGGAGACATTGTTGGTGAAGCGCAGATGATTGCAAAAGGCAATACAGTTATGATAGACTATACGATGCGTGTCCCGTACAATAAGTCAACGATAGATATCAATGTACGTGACTGGCTGCATCTTCAAGAAGATGGTGTAATTTTAAATCATTCTAAAATGAAAAAATTCGGTTTTGAAGTGGGTGAACTGGTGATCACAATCATTAAAGATTTTCCTGCCGATGCAATGGATTAA